In Halorubrum sp. PV6, a single window of DNA contains:
- a CDS encoding translation initiation factor IF-6 — protein sequence MLRATFTGSSYVGVFARAIDDLLLVRPDVDEELADALGEELDADPLLTTVGGSNTVGSLATGNENGVLVSSRATEREQSRIAEAADREVGELPGEINAAGNVVLANDYGAYVHPDLPRESIVRIKETLDVPVARGDIGGVRTAGTAAVANNTGVLCHPQATESELQAVEEALDVRADLGTINYGAPLVGSGLVATDEGYVVGEDTTGPELGRIEETLGFID from the coding sequence GTGTTACGGGCGACATTTACCGGCTCGTCGTACGTTGGCGTGTTCGCCCGTGCGATCGACGACCTCCTGTTGGTTCGACCGGACGTCGACGAGGAACTCGCCGACGCGCTCGGCGAGGAACTCGACGCCGACCCGCTTCTCACGACTGTCGGCGGCTCGAACACCGTCGGCTCTCTCGCGACAGGGAACGAGAACGGCGTCCTCGTCTCCTCGCGAGCCACCGAACGGGAGCAGTCGCGGATCGCGGAGGCCGCCGACCGCGAGGTCGGCGAGCTCCCCGGCGAAATCAACGCGGCCGGGAACGTCGTCCTCGCGAACGACTACGGCGCGTACGTCCACCCGGACCTCCCGCGCGAGTCGATCGTACGGATCAAAGAGACGCTCGACGTCCCCGTGGCTCGCGGCGACATCGGCGGCGTGCGAACGGCCGGGACCGCCGCGGTTGCCAACAACACGGGCGTGCTCTGTCACCCGCAAGCGACCGAGTCGGAGCTACAGGCCGTCGAGGAGGCGCTCGACGTGCGCGCCGACCTCGGGACGATAAACTACGGCGCGCCGCTCGTCGGCTCGGGTCTCGTCGCCACCGACGAGGGATACGTCGTCGGCGAGGACACGACCGGCCCCGAGCTCGGGCGGATCGAAGAGACGCTCGGGTTCATCGACTGA
- the rpl18a gene encoding 50S ribosomal protein L18Ae has translation MSTYTVSGRFQSRDGFQPFTKDVEAENEDLARERIYTTVGSQHSRKRTQIEIEEVSAA, from the coding sequence ATGAGTACCTACACGGTGAGTGGACGGTTCCAGAGTCGAGACGGCTTCCAGCCGTTCACCAAAGACGTCGAAGCGGAGAACGAAGACCTCGCCCGCGAGCGAATCTACACCACGGTCGGGAGCCAGCACAGCCGGAAGCGTACCCAGATCGAGATCGAGGAGGTGTCCGCGGCATGA
- the pfdA gene encoding prefoldin subunit alpha, with the protein MGGGQQQLQQLSQELQALDEEIEALEAEIADYREEQSDIDDAVEAIETLDTGSTVQVPLGGGAYVRAEVQDIDEIIVSLGGNYSAEQSEGDAIDVLRRKQDALNDRIEETEAEVEELESESQELEQQAQQMQQQMQQQQMQQMQQQQGDEE; encoded by the coding sequence ATGGGCGGCGGACAACAGCAGCTCCAGCAGCTCTCCCAGGAGCTGCAGGCGCTCGACGAGGAGATCGAGGCCCTCGAAGCCGAGATCGCCGATTACCGCGAAGAGCAGTCCGACATCGACGACGCGGTCGAAGCCATCGAGACCCTCGACACGGGCTCGACGGTGCAGGTCCCGCTCGGCGGCGGCGCCTACGTCCGCGCCGAAGTGCAGGACATCGACGAGATCATCGTCTCGCTCGGCGGCAACTACTCGGCCGAGCAGAGCGAGGGCGACGCCATCGACGTGCTCCGCCGGAAGCAGGACGCGCTCAACGACCGCATCGAGGAGACGGAAGCGGAAGTCGAGGAACTGGAGTCCGAGAGCCAGGAGCTCGAACAGCAGGCCCAGCAGATGCAACAGCAGATGCAGCAACAGCAGATGCAGCAGATGCAGCAACAGCAGGGCGACGAGGAGTAA
- the ftsY gene encoding signal recognition particle-docking protein FtsY — protein sequence MFDGLKDKLSGFRKDVEENADVEEDERQEEPAEEDDSAGAESPAAESDDDQPAASDAGAVEADAPRDAADESGDSDDDNEPSTFQRAKAFATGRIIIEEEDLEQPLWDLEMALLESDVEMSVAERILDTVREKMLGESRKQVETTGELVESALHDALLDVIAVGQFDFEERIAEADKPVTIVFTGVNGVGKTTSIAKLSEWLADRGYSSVMANGDTYRAGANEQIQEHADRLDRELISHDQGGDPAAVIYDGVEYAAANDVDVVLGDTAGRLHTSDDLMAQLEKIDRVVEPDMTLFVDEAVAGQDAVNRAKEFNDAAEIDGAVLTKADADSSGGAAISVAYVTGKPILFLGTGQGYDDLTLFDPEELVESLLGKE from the coding sequence GTGTTCGACGGACTGAAAGACAAGCTCTCCGGGTTCCGCAAAGACGTCGAGGAGAACGCCGACGTTGAGGAAGACGAACGCCAAGAGGAGCCCGCGGAGGAAGACGACTCAGCGGGCGCCGAGAGCCCCGCCGCCGAGTCCGACGACGACCAGCCCGCCGCGAGCGACGCCGGGGCAGTCGAAGCGGACGCTCCGCGCGACGCGGCTGACGAGTCCGGCGACTCCGACGACGACAACGAACCGAGCACCTTCCAGCGCGCGAAGGCGTTCGCGACGGGCCGGATCATCATCGAGGAGGAGGACTTAGAACAGCCCCTCTGGGACCTCGAGATGGCGCTGTTAGAGAGCGACGTGGAGATGAGCGTCGCCGAGCGCATCCTCGATACCGTCCGAGAGAAGATGCTCGGCGAGTCCCGCAAACAGGTCGAGACGACCGGCGAACTCGTCGAGTCGGCGCTCCACGACGCGCTCCTCGACGTGATCGCCGTCGGGCAGTTCGACTTCGAAGAGCGGATCGCCGAGGCCGACAAACCCGTCACGATCGTCTTCACCGGCGTCAACGGCGTCGGGAAGACGACGAGCATCGCGAAGCTCTCGGAGTGGCTCGCCGACCGCGGCTACTCGTCGGTGATGGCCAACGGCGACACGTACCGGGCCGGCGCGAACGAACAGATCCAAGAGCACGCCGACCGCCTCGACCGAGAGCTCATCTCTCACGATCAGGGCGGCGACCCGGCGGCCGTGATCTACGACGGCGTCGAGTACGCCGCGGCGAACGACGTCGACGTGGTCCTCGGCGACACCGCCGGACGGCTGCACACGAGCGACGACCTGATGGCGCAACTCGAGAAGATCGACCGCGTCGTCGAGCCGGACATGACCCTGTTCGTCGACGAGGCGGTCGCGGGGCAGGACGCGGTGAACCGCGCGAAGGAGTTCAACGACGCCGCCGAGATCGACGGCGCCGTGCTGACGAAAGCCGACGCCGACTCCTCCGGCGGGGCCGCCATCTCCGTCGCGTACGTCACCGGGAAGCCGATCCTCTTTCTCGGGACGGGACAGGGGTACGACGACCTGACGCTGTTCGACCCCGAGGAGCTCGTCGAGAGCCTGCTCGGCAAAGAGTGA
- a CDS encoding long-chain-fatty-acid--CoA ligase, whose amino-acid sequence MRKPLLTTDFLDRARRHYADEEAVLATDGTRYTYAELGERADRFSAALQARGVEKGDRVAVLDPNTHYHLEAAYGTMQVGAIHTPLNYRLTPNDFSYMLSDAGVDVIYADAEYAENVEAIRDEVPTETFLTNDVDAVEGDWESFDDALDEADPDAYERPEMDEDDVITINYTSGTTGDPKGVCRTHRAETLHAYLIAMHLEITDDDVYLWTLPMFHVNGWGHIYAITGMGARHVCTRGVDVESVFDRIRNEDVSYFCAAPTVLNMLGDHYAEHGGETSGANDVRAATAGAAPPETTIRTVEEEFGWDLKHVYGATETGPLVTTSDAKRHYDADSDDRFAVKKTQGIGFLGTDVRVVDDDGNDVTADGETIGEIIVRGNQVMDRYWEKPEETEAAFSERVDGYYHMGDLAVVDEDGFVSIQDRKKDIIISGGENISSIELEDTLFEHDVVSEVAVIPAPDERWGETPKAFVVPESGDADNAGATPEEIKAFVRERVATYKTPGEVEFVNELPTTATGKIQKYELREREWDDEDRMVGEG is encoded by the coding sequence ATGCGAAAGCCACTACTGACGACAGATTTCTTAGACCGGGCTCGACGGCACTACGCCGACGAGGAGGCCGTCCTCGCCACGGACGGGACGCGGTACACCTACGCCGAACTCGGCGAGCGCGCCGACCGGTTCTCCGCCGCGCTGCAGGCGCGCGGCGTCGAGAAGGGCGACCGCGTCGCGGTGTTGGACCCGAACACCCACTATCATCTGGAGGCGGCCTACGGGACCATGCAGGTCGGCGCGATCCACACCCCGCTTAACTACCGACTCACGCCGAACGACTTCTCGTATATGCTCTCTGACGCCGGCGTGGACGTGATTTACGCCGACGCCGAGTACGCCGAGAACGTCGAGGCGATCCGCGACGAGGTGCCGACCGAGACCTTCCTCACGAACGACGTCGACGCCGTCGAGGGTGACTGGGAGTCCTTCGACGACGCGCTCGACGAGGCGGACCCGGACGCCTACGAGCGCCCGGAGATGGACGAAGACGACGTCATCACCATCAACTACACCTCGGGCACGACGGGAGATCCGAAGGGGGTCTGTCGGACCCATCGCGCCGAGACGCTCCACGCGTACCTCATCGCGATGCACCTGGAGATCACCGACGACGACGTGTACCTCTGGACGCTGCCGATGTTCCACGTCAACGGCTGGGGACACATCTACGCGATCACCGGGATGGGGGCCCGACACGTCTGTACCCGCGGCGTCGACGTCGAGTCCGTCTTCGATCGCATCCGGAACGAGGACGTGTCGTACTTCTGTGCGGCGCCGACCGTGCTCAACATGCTCGGCGACCACTACGCCGAACACGGCGGCGAGACGAGCGGCGCGAACGACGTGCGCGCCGCCACCGCCGGCGCGGCTCCCCCCGAGACGACGATCCGCACCGTGGAAGAGGAGTTCGGGTGGGACCTCAAACACGTCTACGGGGCGACCGAGACGGGGCCGCTCGTGACGACCTCGGACGCGAAGCGACACTACGACGCCGACTCCGACGACCGGTTCGCGGTCAAGAAGACGCAGGGGATCGGCTTCCTCGGCACCGACGTGCGCGTCGTGGACGACGACGGCAACGACGTCACCGCGGACGGGGAGACGATCGGCGAGATCATCGTCCGCGGGAACCAGGTGATGGACCGCTACTGGGAGAAGCCCGAGGAGACCGAGGCGGCGTTCTCGGAGCGCGTCGACGGCTACTACCACATGGGCGACCTGGCCGTCGTCGACGAGGACGGCTTCGTCTCGATCCAGGACCGGAAGAAGGACATCATCATCTCCGGCGGCGAGAACATCTCCTCTATCGAGTTGGAAGACACGCTCTTCGAACACGACGTCGTCTCCGAGGTCGCGGTCATCCCGGCGCCCGACGAGCGGTGGGGCGAGACACCGAAGGCGTTCGTCGTCCCGGAGAGCGGCGACGCCGACAACGCGGGCGCAACGCCGGAAGAGATCAAGGCGTTCGTCCGCGAGCGCGTCGCGACCTACAAGACGCCCGGTGAGGTGGAGTTCGTGAACGAACTGCCGACCACGGCGACCGGCAAGATCCAGAAGTACGAGCTGCGCGAGCGCGAGTGGGACGACGAAGACCGGATGGTCGGAGAAGGGTAG
- a CDS encoding translation initiation factor IF-2 subunit beta, translating into MDYESSLDRAMEEVPDLGGSDERLSVPDPEAQKDGAFTRLTNLSAVADALSRDPEHVHSKIQQELGTAGQYEDGRARYSGNFRERDFQAAIDSYIESFVTCSECGLPDTRLETENRTPMLRCEACGAFRPVAKQNTSNTQRQEEAVESGTTYELEIVGTGRKGDGVAERGEYTIFVPGAQEGETVKAYIKNVSGNLAFARRED; encoded by the coding sequence ATGGATTACGAATCGAGCCTCGACCGTGCGATGGAGGAGGTCCCTGACCTCGGTGGCTCCGACGAACGGCTGTCGGTTCCCGACCCGGAAGCGCAGAAAGACGGCGCGTTCACTCGGCTGACGAACCTCTCGGCGGTCGCCGACGCCCTGAGTCGCGACCCCGAACACGTCCACTCGAAGATCCAGCAGGAGCTCGGTACCGCCGGCCAGTACGAGGACGGCCGCGCCCGATACAGCGGGAACTTCCGCGAGCGCGACTTCCAAGCCGCCATCGACTCGTATATCGAGTCGTTCGTCACCTGTTCCGAGTGTGGGCTCCCCGACACGCGGCTCGAAACCGAGAACCGCACGCCGATGCTCCGCTGTGAGGCCTGTGGTGCCTTCCGACCGGTCGCAAAGCAGAACACCTCGAACACCCAGCGCCAAGAGGAGGCCGTCGAGTCGGGGACCACGTACGAACTCGAGATCGTCGGCACCGGGCGCAAAGGCGACGGCGTCGCCGAGCGCGGCGAGTACACCATCTTCGTTCCGGGCGCACAGGAGGGCGAGACGGTGAAAGCCTACATCAAGAACGTGTCCGGAAATCTCGCGTTCGCTCGTCGCGAAGACTAA
- a CDS encoding tyrosine-type recombinase/integrase, whose product MSSTRAPADVDDSIAYFLEDLTYHGKTERTRGSYQRVLRQFESFLDGETEPRAATHRDCMAFVHSLRGDVAESTVATYAAYLHRFYGYMTEVGVFEGNPMTLVMEEMDETIDKDPARRDVSIPAMREFVAGIRHPLHRALVVTLLKTGMRVGELCNLDLRDLAIDDEEARATFDLGTRPALVERPNSLYVTPDATVGAELHGEVRTASNKRKRATVIPIDDELARTLKRWLAVRPDSPSPAEPLFVGTAEGWGERLDPQAVRHVVERYARDAGWYRTGGGAAENVTPHYFRHFFTTHLRDRTGDRGVVKYLRGDVADDVIDTYTHNWGDQVRETYEANVYRLLE is encoded by the coding sequence ATGAGTAGCACGCGCGCTCCCGCAGACGTCGACGACTCGATCGCGTACTTCCTCGAAGACCTCACCTACCACGGGAAGACCGAGCGGACGCGCGGCTCCTACCAGCGAGTCCTCCGGCAGTTCGAGTCGTTTCTGGACGGAGAGACGGAGCCCCGAGCGGCCACGCACCGCGACTGCATGGCGTTCGTCCACTCGCTCCGCGGCGACGTGGCCGAGAGCACGGTGGCGACCTACGCGGCGTATCTCCACCGGTTTTACGGCTACATGACCGAGGTCGGCGTCTTCGAGGGCAATCCCATGACCCTCGTCATGGAGGAGATGGACGAGACCATCGACAAGGACCCGGCCCGCCGAGACGTGTCGATCCCGGCGATGCGCGAGTTCGTCGCCGGCATCCGGCATCCGCTCCATCGGGCGCTCGTCGTGACGCTTTTAAAAACCGGGATGCGGGTCGGCGAGTTGTGTAACCTCGATCTCAGAGACCTCGCCATCGACGACGAGGAGGCGAGGGCGACCTTCGATCTGGGGACGCGACCAGCGCTCGTCGAACGCCCGAATTCGCTGTACGTGACGCCCGACGCGACGGTCGGCGCCGAGTTACACGGGGAGGTCCGGACCGCATCGAACAAGCGGAAACGGGCTACCGTGATACCGATAGACGACGAGCTGGCGCGGACACTCAAGCGATGGCTCGCCGTGCGACCGGACAGCCCGTCACCTGCGGAGCCGCTCTTCGTCGGGACCGCGGAAGGGTGGGGTGAGCGGCTCGACCCGCAAGCGGTCAGACACGTCGTCGAGCGATACGCCCGCGACGCGGGGTGGTATCGGACGGGCGGCGGCGCCGCCGAAAACGTCACGCCACACTACTTTCGGCACTTCTTCACGACACATCTCCGCGACCGGACGGGCGACCGCGGGGTCGTCAAGTACCTCCGCGGCGACGTCGCCGACGACGTGATCGACACGTACACGCACAACTGGGGCGATCAGGTCCGCGAGACGTACGAGGCGAACGTGTACCGCCTGTTGGAATAA
- a CDS encoding DUF5805 domain-containing protein, giving the protein MSDDRRSVKTYVPADQKAIWQDHADELGMSQSEFVRTMVQAGRRGFSIEGDSNPVEPDPSGSDPRGNDIERRVEAALADGVLSWDALVDAVFDDFEGQLEDTLDSLQDQNRVRYNGREGGYTLVDE; this is encoded by the coding sequence ATGAGCGACGACCGCCGTTCAGTGAAGACGTACGTCCCGGCCGATCAAAAGGCTATCTGGCAAGACCACGCAGACGAGTTGGGGATGTCACAGAGCGAGTTCGTCAGAACGATGGTACAGGCCGGGAGACGGGGGTTCTCCATCGAGGGAGACAGTAACCCCGTCGAACCCGATCCTTCGGGGTCTGACCCCAGGGGTAACGACATCGAACGACGGGTCGAAGCGGCACTCGCTGACGGGGTGTTGTCGTGGGACGCGCTCGTCGATGCGGTGTTCGACGATTTCGAGGGGCAGTTGGAGGACACGCTCGATTCGCTCCAGGATCAGAACCGCGTCAGGTACAACGGCCGAGAAGGGGGGTACACGCTGGTCGATGAGTAG
- a CDS encoding MBL fold metallo-hydrolase — protein sequence MTDSDWGNWLPRAVADADPDTVALWYLGCNGFAVKGSEGTVLWIDPYVGTGDPPRTVRMVPIPFDPEDVDEADAVLATHEHTDHVHGPSQAPILANTDADLVAPDDSLAVARDEERWTDNWDVDEEAFLEVTEGDELKIGEFTVHVVETQDADATHPVGYVIEHESGTLFHAGDSKPSASFSALADEFDIDLGILAFGSVGRIPDKETGEPIETKWYSDENEIAAAAESLALDRLVPTHWDMWKGMTADPTALHEHVRSRSHPNQLEIVEIGDRIDL from the coding sequence ATGACGGACTCTGATTGGGGGAACTGGCTGCCGCGTGCGGTCGCGGACGCCGACCCCGACACGGTGGCGCTGTGGTATCTCGGCTGTAACGGTTTCGCGGTCAAGGGCAGCGAGGGCACCGTCCTCTGGATCGACCCGTACGTCGGCACCGGCGACCCGCCGCGGACGGTTCGGATGGTCCCGATCCCGTTCGACCCCGAAGACGTCGACGAGGCCGACGCCGTCTTGGCGACCCACGAACACACGGATCACGTCCACGGCCCCTCGCAGGCGCCGATCCTCGCGAACACCGACGCCGACCTGGTCGCGCCAGACGACTCGCTGGCGGTCGCGCGCGACGAGGAACGCTGGACCGACAATTGGGATGTCGACGAGGAGGCGTTCCTCGAAGTCACCGAGGGCGACGAGTTGAAGATCGGCGAGTTCACCGTTCACGTCGTCGAAACGCAGGACGCAGACGCCACCCACCCGGTCGGCTACGTGATCGAACACGAGTCGGGCACGCTGTTCCACGCGGGCGACAGCAAGCCGTCGGCGTCGTTTTCGGCGCTCGCGGACGAGTTCGACATCGACCTCGGCATCCTCGCGTTCGGGTCCGTGGGGCGGATTCCCGACAAAGAGACCGGGGAACCCATCGAGACGAAGTGGTACAGCGACGAAAACGAGATCGCCGCGGCCGCCGAGTCGCTCGCGCTCGATCGCTTGGTGCCGACCCATTGGGACATGTGGAAGGGGATGACCGCGGACCCGACCGCGCTCCACGAGCACGTCCGGAGCCGGTCGCACCCGAACCAGTTGGAGATAGTGGAGATCGGCGACCGGATCGACCTGTAG
- a CDS encoding bifunctional 4-hydroxy-2-oxoglutarate aldolase/2-dehydro-3-deoxy-phosphogluconate aldolase, which yields MHANTVDRIRDGGVVAILRGVAPEAAGDVAAAIVDGGVTALEVTADTPRVAETIESLTARFDDVLVGAGTVLDSETARAVQLAGAEFIVTPTVDRGVIEAGNRYGTPVAAGAFTPTEAVRAYEAGADFVKVFPAATGGPDHVSALGGPLSQIPLVPTGGVGPANAGAYIEAGAAAVGVGSAIVDDEAVANEQYETVADNAKRTVEAVNAARDQ from the coding sequence ATGCACGCGAACACGGTCGATCGGATTCGTGACGGGGGCGTCGTCGCGATACTGCGCGGCGTCGCTCCGGAGGCGGCGGGCGACGTGGCGGCCGCCATCGTCGACGGCGGCGTGACGGCGCTCGAAGTGACCGCGGACACGCCCCGCGTCGCGGAGACGATTGAGTCGCTCACCGCGAGATTCGACGACGTCCTCGTCGGTGCGGGGACGGTGTTAGACAGCGAGACGGCGCGCGCCGTACAGCTCGCCGGCGCCGAGTTCATCGTCACGCCGACGGTCGACCGCGGTGTCATCGAAGCCGGGAACCGCTACGGCACGCCGGTCGCGGCGGGCGCGTTCACCCCGACCGAGGCCGTCCGCGCGTACGAGGCCGGCGCCGACTTCGTGAAGGTGTTCCCGGCCGCGACCGGCGGCCCGGACCACGTGTCCGCGCTCGGCGGCCCGCTCTCACAGATTCCGCTGGTTCCGACGGGCGGCGTCGGCCCCGCGAACGCCGGCGCGTACATCGAGGCGGGCGCCGCCGCGGTCGGCGTCGGCAGCGCCATCGTCGACGACGAGGCCGTCGCGAACGAGCAGTACGAGACCGTCGCCGACAACGCCAAACGAACCGTCGAGGCGGTCAACGCGGCGAGAGACCAGTAG
- a CDS encoding extracellular solute-binding protein, giving the protein MHSRSRRSVLAALSAGGGLGVAGCLGGGDAVSVLAAGSLASVLGDRLGPRFEADTGITFHGAYYGTNAVMRMVTDGRKYPDVVVSADAGLLRDRLYETHTTWDVAFASNAVGIAYAPDTRFGERLGAGTPWYAVVRDADAGDLAISDPDLDPLGYRAVHAFRLAERAHGLDGFADAAVDAAYREPHEPQLLAGVESGKRAAAVVYRNMAADHGLPFRPFPEAYDFSNPAYADRYREVSYTTDEGYTATGAPIVYNATVLGTADSPAAGRRFVRALANAGDALRANGFETERFPRTRGAVPPAARPTERGDA; this is encoded by the coding sequence ATGCACTCGCGGTCCCGACGGTCGGTCCTCGCGGCGCTTTCCGCCGGGGGCGGCCTCGGGGTCGCCGGCTGTCTCGGTGGCGGCGACGCCGTCTCGGTCCTCGCCGCCGGGAGCCTCGCGAGCGTCCTCGGCGACCGCCTCGGCCCCCGGTTCGAAGCCGATACCGGGATCACCTTCCACGGGGCGTACTACGGCACGAACGCGGTGATGCGGATGGTCACCGACGGGCGGAAGTACCCCGACGTCGTCGTGAGCGCCGACGCCGGCCTCCTGCGCGACCGCCTGTACGAGACGCACACGACGTGGGACGTCGCCTTCGCGTCTAACGCCGTCGGCATCGCGTACGCTCCCGACACGCGGTTCGGAGAGCGACTCGGGGCGGGAACCCCCTGGTACGCGGTCGTCCGCGACGCGGACGCCGGCGACCTCGCGATAAGCGACCCCGACTTGGACCCGCTGGGCTACCGGGCCGTCCACGCCTTCCGGCTGGCCGAGCGCGCGCACGGGCTCGACGGGTTCGCCGACGCCGCCGTCGACGCCGCCTACCGGGAGCCGCACGAGCCGCAACTGCTCGCCGGCGTCGAGTCGGGCAAGCGCGCCGCGGCCGTCGTCTATCGGAACATGGCCGCCGATCACGGACTCCCGTTCCGCCCGTTTCCCGAGGCGTACGACTTCTCGAACCCGGCCTACGCCGACCGATACCGCGAGGTCTCGTACACGACGGACGAGGGGTACACCGCGACCGGCGCGCCCATCGTCTACAACGCGACGGTCCTCGGAACGGCGGACTCGCCGGCGGCGGGGCGGCGGTTCGTCAGGGCGCTCGCGAACGCGGGCGACGCGCTCCGGGCGAACGGGTTCGAGACGGAACGGTTCCCGCGGACTCGAGGCGCCGTTCCGCCCGCGGCGCGGCCCACCGAGAGGGGAGACGCGTGA
- a CDS encoding ABC transporter permease — translation MSADGSDRALGPSQPLVFWVLGGILLVYFAVPFAVFLARTGSVPVVETLLEPGTRTAVRNSLLTAPVATAIATGFGVPLAYLLARERFRGKRLVEAFVVLPLVVPPVVGGALLLSVVGRFTPVGALAARAGVPLTDSLVGVVLAQTFVAAPFVVVTARAGFEAVDERLEQAARTLGHGRAATFRRVSLPLARRSIAAGVVLTFARAVGEFGATLMVAYNPRTMPTRIWVEFIAGGIDDIVPVALVLLFVTLVVVAAVQRFAGVPTRGAR, via the coding sequence GTGAGTGCCGACGGCTCAGACCGGGCGCTCGGGCCCTCGCAGCCGCTGGTCTTCTGGGTTCTCGGCGGCATCCTGCTCGTCTACTTCGCGGTCCCGTTCGCGGTGTTCCTCGCGCGAACCGGCTCGGTCCCCGTCGTCGAGACGCTGCTCGAACCGGGAACCCGGACCGCCGTCCGCAACTCGCTTCTCACCGCCCCCGTCGCCACCGCGATAGCGACCGGGTTCGGCGTCCCGCTCGCGTACCTCCTCGCCCGCGAACGCTTCCGCGGAAAGCGGCTGGTCGAGGCCTTCGTCGTGCTCCCGCTCGTCGTCCCGCCGGTCGTCGGCGGCGCGCTGCTGCTCAGCGTCGTCGGGCGGTTCACGCCGGTCGGCGCCCTCGCCGCGCGCGCCGGCGTCCCCCTGACCGACAGTTTGGTCGGCGTCGTGCTCGCACAGACGTTCGTCGCCGCGCCGTTCGTCGTCGTCACCGCTCGCGCCGGGTTCGAGGCGGTCGACGAACGGCTCGAACAGGCGGCACGGACGCTCGGTCACGGCCGGGCGGCCACGTTCCGGCGCGTCTCGCTGCCGCTCGCGCGTCGGTCCATCGCGGCCGGCGTCGTGCTCACGTTCGCGCGGGCCGTCGGCGAGTTCGGGGCCACGCTGATGGTCGCGTACAACCCCCGGACGATGCCCACGCGGATCTGGGTCGAGTTCATCGCCGGCGGCATCGACGACATCGTCCCCGTCGCGCTGGTGCTGCTTTTCGTCACGCTCGTCGTCGTCGCGGCGGTACAGCGCTTTGCGGGGGTCCCGACGCGAGGCGCGCGCTAA
- a CDS encoding glycosyltransferase family 4 protein — translation MRVSHYFEFEDHVTGGIRESVVHQRKMLDREGIAYTTEPTLDADVFHCNLMGPRSIWYAKRASDRGVPVVAHTHVTAEDFGDSFRFTNALAKPLKPYLGRAYGLADALVCPSEYNRGVIEAYADVPTTVISNGVDREKLDGFESLEAEYRERYDLNPPTVFLVGHVIKRKGLETFVDLARELPDIDFAWFGPLDLSLKGRETTRLIEESPDNCTFTGFVDDVRGAFAAGDVFLFPTHEENEGIALLEAMTAGKAVVVRDIETFSWLDDGDDCLKVDPAAAADETAAFADAIRRLSDPALRDRLGANAAARSESFSLDAIAERYRSLYESL, via the coding sequence ATGAGAGTCAGCCACTACTTCGAGTTCGAGGACCACGTGACCGGCGGGATCCGCGAGTCGGTCGTCCACCAGCGGAAGATGCTCGACCGGGAGGGTATCGCGTACACCACCGAGCCGACGCTCGACGCCGACGTGTTCCACTGTAACCTGATGGGGCCGCGCTCGATATGGTACGCGAAGCGAGCGAGCGACCGCGGCGTCCCCGTGGTCGCGCACACCCACGTCACCGCGGAGGACTTCGGCGACAGCTTCCGGTTCACCAACGCGCTCGCGAAGCCGCTCAAACCCTACCTCGGCCGGGCGTACGGGCTGGCCGACGCGCTGGTCTGTCCCTCCGAGTACAACCGCGGCGTGATCGAGGCGTACGCCGACGTGCCGACGACGGTCATCTCGAACGGCGTCGACCGCGAGAAGCTCGACGGCTTCGAGTCGCTGGAGGCCGAGTACCGCGAGCGCTACGACCTCAACCCGCCGACCGTCTTCCTCGTCGGCCACGTCATCAAGCGGAAGGGGTTGGAGACGTTCGTCGACTTGGCCCGCGAACTGCCGGACATCGACTTCGCGTGGTTCGGCCCGCTCGATCTGTCTTTAAAAGGCCGCGAGACCACGCGGCTCATCGAGGAGTCGCCGGACAACTGCACGTTCACCGGGTTCGTCGACGACGTGCGGGGCGCCTTCGCCGCCGGCGACGTGTTCCTGTTCCCCACCCACGAGGAGAACGAGGGGATCGCGCTGCTCGAAGCGATGACCGCCGGGAAAGCGGTCGTCGTCCGCGACATCGAGACGTTCTCGTGGCTCGACGACGGCGACGACTGTTTAAAAGTGGACCCCGCCGCCGCGGCCGACGAGACGGCGGCGTTCGCCGACGCGATCCGACGCCTGTCCGACCCCGCGCTTCGGGACCGACTCGGGGCGAACGCGGCCGCGCGCAGCGAGTCGTTCTCGCTCGACGCCATCGCCGAGCGCTATCGCTCGCTGTACGAATCGCTTTGA